The genomic DNA AGGCCCGGCTCGCGGAAATGCAGAAGCAGTTGCTGCATCTCGAAAAGATGAGCACCGTCGGCGTGCTTGCCTCTTCGATCACACACGAATTCAACAACATTCTCACGACGGTCATCAATTACGCGAAAATGGGCCTGCGTCATCAGGATGCCGCCACACGCGATAAAGCATTCGACAAAATCTTGGCCGCTGGTCAGCGCGCCGCGAAAATTACGACCGGAATGTTGGCTTATGCGAAGGATCGCGGCAGTCAAACCGATGTGCACAGCCTTGTTCAACTGACAGATGATGTGCTCGTGTTGGTCGAAAAAGATCTGCAGAAACATCGCATCAGCCTGGTAAAAAACATTACGGCCAACGCCCAAGCGAATGTGAATCCAAGTCAGATTCAACAGATCCTTTTGAATCTGATCATCAATGCCCGCCAGGCAATGGAACCAGGCGGCACCATGACCATTACAATTGGCTCAGATCCTTCTGGCCCGTGGTCAATTCTTTCCGTCAAAGATACCGGCAGCGGCATTCCTTCCGAGAAATTGCCTCATATCTTTGAGACCTTCTACACGACAAAAACGGCTGATGAATCGGGGCAGGGGGGCAGCGGACTCGGACTCTCATTATGCAAAGACATCATGGAAGCCCACCACGGCCGCATCCGAGTCGACAGCAAAGTCGGCGAAGGAACTTGCTTCACATTGAAACTGCCTCAGGCACAGGCAACAGGTTTCGTGCAAACCGATGGTCTGACCAACAAGGCTGGATGATCGATGCGTAAATCGTGCCACGGCTCTGTGAGCCGTGGCACCTCCATAGTCATCAATTGAACGCATCTTGCTCAGCTAATCGTACAAACGATCAAAATCTAAACCCATCTGCTTCTGTTGTTCGAAATATGTATCCGTTTTCTTGATCGGCAATAATTTATAGATCATGTCGCGATACTTGGAATAGCGAAGATCACTGTTGGATAAGCCACAACAATGTCGATATTTTTCTGGAATTAAATCCAACCGATCCATCTGTGTCAAACACATCATTGGCCACAGAAAAGTACTCTTTGGTGATTTGTATACACCAAGTTCTCGCTGCCTTGATAAATCCATTTTAATTGGAATGCTAATTTCGCCACACTCAAATGCGACTTCCCCACGAGCATGCATGTGACCAATTAACGTTTCTGGGAAACTGACGGTTTTTGGATCAACAGGAATATTTCCAATAATTGGCCAGCCATTTCCGAATTCATCATTAACGACATAGGCTCCTGGAATCAAAATCTCAGACTTCTGAAATTCCAAATCGGTAATTGGCTTTGAGTACATCTCAACAACAACCGCTCACCCGAGTCCCGGCAAAGGGGAATCTTCCGGAAATAGCCGTCTTTTCAGGCATCCATAAATATCTAACATAATTCGCCCGGGGAGAAAGGTTCCATCAGGAAGAGGAACTGCAAAAATATCACCGTGACGAAATTTTGATTTTTGCATATTCATTTGTGTTTCATAACAATGGTCATGAAGACGTTTGAGGTTATTGGCCGGGTGGCTGCGTTAAGACCCCAGCTACCCGCCGGTTCTAACCGACAAATCTCTGTGTTCTCTGTGCCTCTGTGGTTCAAAAAATACTGAATCATTTGTGACTCAAAGAGACTTCAAATAAGCAACCAGATCGCTCAACTCCTCTGGGGATAACGCTCTTTCTCCGCTCACCTTTTCGGGAGCGTGGTCTCCAGTCAGGACATCTTCCAGGCTTTTGGATCGACCGTCGTGCAGGTAGCGAACTTTTCGATAGAGGCCGATCAGTGTCGGGGTGTTGTAGCCATTGTAGTAATCCTCTGCGGAACCGAGGCCGACGTCGTGAATTTTTCCGTCTGTAAAATAGGGGCCATTGTGGCAACTGGCACAGGCAGCCTGCTCACTACGGAAAATCTTTTCTCCTCGAACTGCAGCTTCGGTTAAGGAACCATCAGGATTCCTGAAGGGATTCTGCGGGAGTTGGAGTTCATTCAGATACGCCATTACGGCTCTGGCTTCTTCATCATTAATGCTATTACCCAGCATGGTTGTTGTGAATGAGGTGTGCATGGCATCCTGCAGATCGGATTGCCAGCCATGCCAGGTCCAGGGGCTGGTTTGCTGCAAATGATACAACGGCAGGACGGTTTTCATCGTCAGCGTGCTGCCGTCGTTCATCGTGTCCATCGCTTTGGAATTGACGCCGCTGTTGTAATGGCAACTGTGACAGCTGTACCACTGATCCAGACTTCTCTGACCATCGTAAAACAGTTCCATCCCATGTCGGGCCAAGGTCTTTTCAGGAGTGCGTCCCAGTGAGATTTCCTGAACGATTTTTCGAGACTCGACATCCACTTTCTGCACACTGTCGTTGATATAGTTGGCGACATACACAGTTTTATTGTCGGCTGAAATGGCCATGCCCATGGGACGCCCCCCCACATCGACGCGGGAAAAAATATCGCGATCTCGCAACAATGTAGAATCGATCAAATCCCCCGGACCACCAGCCCCAATGAAGGGGAGGTCGGGACGTCGATAAATCAATAACTCGTGGGTGCCCGAAGCGGAGACGACGAGCCGATTGCCATCGCTGCTCATTGCCAGCCCATGCGGATCGGCGATTGCCATCTGGGGTACATCCAGAGAGATTGCTTCCCGATAAGCCGGGCCATCGAGCCGGACTCTTCCAATTCGGCTGGCGAGTACCCAGCCCCGTTGAATATTTCCGACGGTAATTGGATTGCTGCGATAGACCATCCATGGGAAGTAAACATACTTTCCATCTTCGGAGCATTGCATGTGCCCAATGTTAATGCCGCCGATGAGACGTTCTTCGTAGAGGACTTCGCCTTTGATAGCGTCGGCAACGACGATTTTGCTGTCCCCACTGCAGGCGATGGCCAGGCGAGTTCCATCTGGAGAAATTGCGAGATATCGCGGCCAGGCTCCGACGGCAAATTTTTGCTCGACTCGTGCTTCCTGCAAATTCAGCTGAGCGACTTCGCCAGTCGCGGTCAATCCGACAAATGCGGTTTGACCATCGGGAGTAACGGTTAGTCCGACAGGTTCGTAGCCGACGGAAATGGTGGCTTTCTTGAGAAGTTTACTCTGATCAATCTGGACGAGCAGTATCTCTCCACTACCCGTACAACTGACGAGGAGGTGTTGACCATTCAGACATAAAACGATTGATGCAGGTTGCCCGCCACACTTCAATTCATCAATGCAGTTGCCTGAGACCAGGTCGACAAGAGTGATCGAATCGGAGGTTTCATTAGCCGTTACCAGCCAGGATTCATCTTTGGCCAGGACCACATCGACAGGAGAACGATGAGCAATATCTACTAGAGTAGACTGGTCAGCGCAAAGAGAAATCGGACTGTGCAGGAGCAGTGAAAAAAGAATTGTGAAAGCCGTCGTGGCTGTGGATAACAAAGAACCGAATGAGCATTGCAGCATCTGGCAGGCCTCCCTGTGTTCGTTTTTGACTTTGTATCATATCTTACAGAACTTTCGTGAGAACGCGAATATATTGGTCTGAACCTTGTAGGTTGGAGTGGAAATCTGGATAATATACTCGTGTCGGAATCCATGACCTGAAGCAGGTCACCAACCATACGTTTCCCACCTCGTTTAGTTTTAGGAGAGTTTGATGAAACAGTTGACTATGTTCACAATGGCTATTGTTTTGTTTTCAGGAGTGTCACTGTTAACAGCTGAAGAGACCAAAAGCGGTCTGCAATCAGGCGAACATGTTGGGCCATTCTATGTCACAAAGCTCTGCGGTGCCGATGAAGATGGCGTTACCGTTGGAAAGAATCTGTGCTATCGTTGCAAGAACGGTGGTCGCCCACAAGTGATGGTTTTCACTCGTTCTTCTGACGAAAATGTCGTCAAACTGGTTCGTCAACTCGACAAAGCGATTCCCGAAAACGATAGCAAACAACTCCGTGCGTTTGTGAATGTCCTCGGTGAAGACAAAACAGCTGGCAAATCGACTGCTAAAAAATTGGCCACTTCTTCTGAAGCCAAGAATGTGCCTTTCGTTCTGCCTAACGAATTCGAAAATGGCCCAGCCGACTATGGCATCAATCCTAAAGCTGACGTCACCATCATTATGGTCGACGGTGGCAAAGTTATCGCCAACCATGCTGCAGGATCTGCAAAAGATCTGGATGTTCAAGCTGTTGTTGACGATCTGTCAAAAATCTTGAACTAACTCAACATCCTGTTTCATCAGTCAGGCACAACCTGACCTGAATCAGCGAACAAAAATAGCCGCGGTCGGAATTTCTGACTGCGGCTATTTTTTATGGTTCGATCTACATCAGTGTGAGCAATGATTGGACACCAGTAGCTCAGGCAATGCCTGACCTACAACTTTATTTATAGATCGATCTATTATTTGAGTAATTTTTCGACCAGTGGTGTGATGTGCTGCTCGTAGTTGAAACCTTTCGGTCCATACAGGTCTTCATCGTTGTTGAAGAATTTGTGAAGTTTGCCATTGCGATCATAAATGATGGCAGCCGGAATCGCTGCGGTTTTGATCTGCTGCAGCACGACTTCGTCTGGATTAATCGCGATGATGTTGTGCATAGTTGCATTTCGTGATTTCAGGAACTTCAGGACTTTTTCCCGGTTGTCTTCCGGTTTCTGACCTTTGCCGCCGTAATAATCGATATTCAGCGAAGCACAGGCAACGTGATCCTTGTGATTCTCATGAAACTCAACAAAGTGAGGAAACTCTCGTACACACGGCAGGCAAAATGTCGACCAGACATCCACAACAACGACCTTCCCCTTTTGGCTTGCCACCCAGTCCTGCAATTCCTCCCAGCTCTGCATATGCACGGAAACGTCTGCAACTGAACCCTTTGGCTGCTCCTCTGCGGAAATCCGATTCAGACTGAAAACCATCAATAAAATCAAAAATGCCGAACCTGAGCTGAGATGACGTATCATATTTTCTCCTTTGATTAATGCTTTTGAGAATTCCGAAATCTGCAGGTGGAATCATACCAAATCCAAAGGGTAGGATCTGTGGAATGTGTTACACTTTTTTATTGCAGGAACTCTAATCTTATCCTTAGTAGTGTTCAAAGGAATATTTACCGGGGGCAGAATGGTGTCAAATCATGAGAACCTTGCGGTTCAGTCATGCTGAGAACAAAAAACTTTTCGAATCCTCAAAAAAAGTTTTGCCAACACTTGCCAGCGTTAACACGTAACAGGAATATCTAATTGAGACAGGGGCATACTGCGCCCCAATGAACCATTAATTTTACAGCATCGATTTTGCGTCAGGTCTTCCGTGAATATTATCCCACTGCAAATTTCTCTGTTAGCTCAAGAAGTTAGTGAAATTGAGACATTACAAAGTGGTCAAGCCTCTTATGGCTGGATTACCGGAATATCGATTGCAGCATTAATTCTGCTCTTTGCCATCAATCGATTTACAAAAATTGGCGTAATTGCCCGTGCGACGAGTAAGGAATCGGTGCGACAACCGATGTTCTTCTCGCTTCTGGCTGTGGCGATCCTGGTGATGCTGCTCAACACATGGATCCCATTTTTCTCGCTGGGTGACGACACCAAAATGTTCCTCGATTGCGGACTGGCGACCATCCTGATCTGCAGCATGCTGCTGGCGATCTGGACTTCCAGTATGAGTATCGCCGATGAAATCGAAGGAAAAACTGCGATGACGTTGCTGAGCAAGCCGATCAATCGTCGGCAGTTCATCATCGGGAAATATCTGGGATTGTTACAGGGCGTCGTCATTTTCCTGATTCCCGTCGTCATCGTCTTCGTCTGTTTGACATACTACAAAGTCGGGTACGACATGAAGGAGTCTGGAAAACAGGCGGTCGAGTATTTCAACTGGATTGATACTTCAAACGGAATGCAATATCTCTGGTTCCAGGCGGATCGGATTGCACCGGTTCTGCAGGTTTTGCCAGGGATTCTGCTGATCTTCCTGGAAGTGGCCGTGCTGGCCGCGATCAGCGTTGTTGTTTCGACTCGACTGCCGATGGTGGTGAATTTCTCGGTGATGTTCTCCATTTTCGTCTTCGGTCACCTCACTCCCGTGCTGGTTGCTTCGAGTGAAGGTCGTCAGGAACTGGAATTTGTCTCCTTCGTGGCTCGCCTGTTTGCGACGGTTCTGCCGCAGTTGGATGCGTTTAATATGTCTGCATCGATTGCAACGGGTTCGATGGTTCCTCCCGATTACCTCGGCTTTGCGGCTTTATATGGCGTGGCTTATTGCGTCGCTGCAATTTTACTGGCTTTTATTCTGTTCGAAGACCGCGACTTAGCGTAGTCTGATCCATTGGCTGAGCCTCCTCATTGGAAGACGATGCCTTTCTCAAATAATTTTTCAATGATCGGCAGCATTGAATTGAGGCCCATGAATAATTGGCTTCAATTCATCACTCTGCTATTGATTGAAGAAAATGCTTGAAAACAATACTGGTTGTTGCTGTTCCATCCCGTAAGATGGAATGCGCTGGTTATGTTTTCTGCGTGAATGGGATGGATTCTTTTCTTTCAGTTTTCGACCTGCGGCACAGCCAATTTCATTCCTGAAACTCTGGGCATTCAACACTCGATAGAGTCGTTGACGCGTTTTTCGAGGTTGCAACGTGTACACATCAAATGGCGATACCTCGTCGACCTGGAAACGACTGTTTCCCCGATCGATGTGGCGACAACGCAATTCATTACAACTGATTGGCCTCTCAATAATTTCTGGGGTGCTGCTGATCATGCTCTTTCTGATTGGTCTTCTGATTGCGGACCTGTTTGTCAGTCGGGGTGCAGTCGTTTTGCAGGGAAATGAGATTGAAATCGCCCGCGAACGATTTGGTGATGTCCTGGACGTGGTTGCCCAGCCCGAAGGATTGAATTTCTCTGAAAAACTCCGTCTGGAGAATCGTGGCTTACTGCATTCGCTCTGGCACTTTCTCAAACGAGATCGAATCTGGGCTCAGCCACTCATTTCAATGTATCAGAAATTCCCTCTGCTCCGGGAAAACAGCTCGGCTCTGATTTGTCTTCTCATTGCTGGAGCGACATTAGGAATGATACGCGGACTGATTCTGGCCCGCTGCCGAATTCAGGCTTCGCAATTGGGGATGTCGGTCAGCAACCAATTGCGTCGCTCCCTGCATCGTCAGGCGATGAGACTCGGTCCTGGCGATCTGCTCGATCATCAAATTCATCAGGCGTATGATTTATTTCGCAATGACACTTCACAAATTCGGGATGGTATCACTGCGAATATT from Rubinisphaera italica includes the following:
- a CDS encoding cytochrome c peroxidase encodes the protein MLQCSFGSLLSTATTAFTILFSLLLHSPISLCADQSTLVDIAHRSPVDVVLAKDESWLVTANETSDSITLVDLVSGNCIDELKCGGQPASIVLCLNGQHLLVSCTGSGEILLVQIDQSKLLKKATISVGYEPVGLTVTPDGQTAFVGLTATGEVAQLNLQEARVEQKFAVGAWPRYLAISPDGTRLAIACSGDSKIVVADAIKGEVLYEERLIGGINIGHMQCSEDGKYVYFPWMVYRSNPITVGNIQRGWVLASRIGRVRLDGPAYREAISLDVPQMAIADPHGLAMSSDGNRLVVSASGTHELLIYRRPDLPFIGAGGPGDLIDSTLLRDRDIFSRVDVGGRPMGMAISADNKTVYVANYINDSVQKVDVESRKIVQEISLGRTPEKTLARHGMELFYDGQRSLDQWYSCHSCHYNSGVNSKAMDTMNDGSTLTMKTVLPLYHLQQTSPWTWHGWQSDLQDAMHTSFTTTMLGNSINDEEARAVMAYLNELQLPQNPFRNPDGSLTEAAVRGEKIFRSEQAACASCHNGPYFTDGKIHDVGLGSAEDYYNGYNTPTLIGLYRKVRYLHDGRSKSLEDVLTGDHAPEKVSGERALSPEELSDLVAYLKSL
- a CDS encoding ABC transporter permease subunit, whose translation is MNIIPLQISLLAQEVSEIETLQSGQASYGWITGISIAALILLFAINRFTKIGVIARATSKESVRQPMFFSLLAVAILVMLLNTWIPFFSLGDDTKMFLDCGLATILICSMLLAIWTSSMSIADEIEGKTAMTLLSKPINRRQFIIGKYLGLLQGVVIFLIPVVIVFVCLTYYKVGYDMKESGKQAVEYFNWIDTSNGMQYLWFQADRIAPVLQVLPGILLIFLEVAVLAAISVVVSTRLPMVVNFSVMFSIFVFGHLTPVLVASSEGRQELEFVSFVARLFATVLPQLDAFNMSASIATGSMVPPDYLGFAALYGVAYCVAAILLAFILFEDRDLA
- a CDS encoding TlpA family protein disulfide reductase yields the protein MIRHLSSGSAFLILLMVFSLNRISAEEQPKGSVADVSVHMQSWEELQDWVASQKGKVVVVDVWSTFCLPCVREFPHFVEFHENHKDHVACASLNIDYYGGKGQKPEDNREKVLKFLKSRNATMHNIIAINPDEVVLQQIKTAAIPAAIIYDRNGKLHKFFNNDEDLYGPKGFNYEQHITPLVEKLLK
- a CDS encoding sensor histidine kinase, yielding MSQSSDHNTASQSSHEASKISQLEARLAEMQKQLLHLEKMSTVGVLASSITHEFNNILTTVINYAKMGLRHQDAATRDKAFDKILAAGQRAAKITTGMLAYAKDRGSQTDVHSLVQLTDDVLVLVEKDLQKHRISLVKNITANAQANVNPSQIQQILLNLIINARQAMEPGGTMTITIGSDPSGPWSILSVKDTGSGIPSEKLPHIFETFYTTKTADESGQGGSGLGLSLCKDIMEAHHGRIRVDSKVGEGTCFTLKLPQAQATGFVQTDGLTNKAG